Proteins from one Plasmodium gaboni strain SY75 chromosome 4, whole genome shotgun sequence genomic window:
- a CDS encoding exported protein (PHISTa) has translation MGIKKNCTIFPSCCAKRNQKGTLYYVSFKFLCLSLYIIGFYYVLFNNSLENGSLEIAKNCNIYKRNLVQEEKVKVPKKKKNLKYKKGDVIKVKSNETDIKCNEEVVAENDNSSNNCCANNNAESESNVSICNINYNDMSKNLTEKELYEVLNSFKECPPKEDLRNIWNHTLSVVKQGFDNIFHELKVSIQENLDNDIDLGDGKLLYNDIWSRLYFNYCRELRTEEAEYIKKFYRLINDKSRIDKSLNFIYSFLEHFNTFKGELKENFEKELSKEIKKSANS, from the exons atgggaattaaaaaaaattgtacTATTTTTCCCTCTTGTTGTGCTAAAAGGAATCAAAAGGGGACATTGTATTATGTCTCGTTTAAATTTCTTTGCTTaagtttatatataattggattttattatgttttatttaat aaCTCTTTAGAAAATGGTAGCTTAGAAATAGCTAAaaattgtaatatatataaacgAAATTTAGTTCAGGAGGAAAAAGTTAAGGTAccaaaaaagaaaaaaaatttaaaatataaaaaaggagATGTGATTAAAGTAAAATCCAATGAAACTGATATTAAATGTAATGAAGAAGTAGTAGCGGAAAATGACAATAGTAGTAATAATTGTTGTGCAAATAATAATGCGGAAAGTGAAAGTAATGTTTctatatgtaatataaattataatgatatgtCAAAGAATTTAACagaaaaagaattatatgaGGTTTTAAATTCATTTAAAGAATGCCCTCCAAAAGAAGATCTTAGAAATATATGGAATCATACACTTTCTGTCGTGAAACAAGgttttgataatatatttcacGAGTTAAAGGTATCAATACAAGAAAATTTAGATAATGATATTGATTTGGGTGATGGAAAACTCTTATATAACGATATATGGTCAAGACTTTATTTCAACTATTGTAGAGAATTAAGAACAGAAGAGGCAGAATACATTAAAAAGTTTTATAGATTAATTAATGATAAAAGTAGAATTGATAAAAgtttaaattttatttattcattcttagaacattttaatacatttaaaGGGGAACTGAAGGAAAATTTCGAAAAGGAGCTCTCAAAAGAAATTAAGAAAAGTGCTAATAgttaa